TTGTTACAACATTGCGAAAATCAAATACAAACAACTCTGTTCAGTGAAAAACCTGGGGATTATCTTTATACGTCTCTTTTGCTCTCCGAAGGCACATTCAAGTAAGTTATGAAACCATCTCTTTCGAATCCCTGGCAATCAGCCGAAGCTTTTTTTGATTCATACTGGTGGAAATACCCCTCTAGTCATATTCACTTGCCAAACATATAGTTTCTCCCTAAGGATTCGTCCGGGAAAAATCTGCTTTTAGAGATTTAACTCCTTTATATCCCCGGTGGTGATGAAAACTACCCGCTCGGCGATGTTGGTCACACGGTCTCCGATGCGTTCGAGGTTGTGGGCGCACCACATCAGGAACGTCGCACGCTCGACGCTGCCCGGCTTATCGGCCATGATCTCGACCAATTCATCGAACACGGCCCGGTAGAGTCGGTCCATCTCATCATCGCGATCGGCGATTTCCCGCGCGAGTTTCGCGTCCCGCTTCACGTAGGCGTCCAGGATCGCCGCCAGCATTTCTTTCGCCAGCTTGGCCATGCGCGGCACGTCGATCAACGGTTTCAGCAGCGGTTCGTCGCCCATCAAAATCACGGTTTTGGCGATTCCCGAGGCATGATCTGCCATACGCTCCAGATCGACGACGATGCTCATCGTCGCCATCACCGCGCGCAGATCAGAAGCGGCAGGCTGCTGCGTGGCAATCAGCGCCAGGCATGATTCTTCGATTTGGTAGCGCAAGGCGTTGACGTTCTCGTCATCCTCGATCACCTGCTGGGCGAGAACTTGATCGCGTTTTTGAAGGCTTTCCAACGCCCTCGTAATCGCCTCATCCACCAGCTTACCCAGGCGCAGGATGTCCTCTTGAACGTGTAGAAATGCACGATCGTATGTAGCACGCAAACCTTGCGGCATGTTACGCCTCCCTCACCAATCCGAACTACCCAACGCGGCCCGTCACGTAGGCCTCTGTGCGCTCTTCCTGTGGCCGAGTGAAGATCTTCGGTGTCTCATCGAATTCCACCAATTCACCCAACCAGAACAATCCCGTTTTCTCCGAAACCCGCGCGGCCTGCTGCATGTTGTGCGTCACGATCACGATGGTGTAGCGTTCTTTGAGCTGGCGCACCAGATTCTCGATCTCCAGCGTCGCGATGGGATCGAGCGCCGACGTTGGTTCGTCCATCAAGATGACCTCCGGTTCGACGGCGATCACGCGTGCGATGCAAAGACGCTGCTGTTCCCCCAACGAAAGGTCGAGGGCGCTTTCATACAAATCATCTTCGACCACCTCCCAAATCGCGGCGCGTTTCAGCGAAGTCTCCACGATCTCTTCCAGTTCGGCGCGCGAAGTGGTCAGTCCCAAAACCCGCGGGCCGAACGCCACGTTGTCGAATATGGACTGCGGGAAGGGATTCGGTTTCTGGAAGACCATGCCGACGCGCTGGCGGAGATCGACAACATCCATATCTTCTTCATAGATGTCTTCCCCGTCCAACAGAATCGTCCCCTCGATCCTCGTGTTGGCGATCGTATCGTTCATCCGATTCAGGCAGCGCAGAAACGTCGATTTACCACAACCGGAGGGTCCGATCAGTGCCGTCACCTCACGCTCGAGGATCTCCATGGAGATTTGACTCAAGGCTTTGAATTCACCGTAGTAAAAGTCAACATCATGGACGGAATATTTTCTGTTCGTTTGCATCTCAGTCATTCATAGCATTGTACACTAAGTCTCCGATGCCGGGTTTAATTCTTAAGGGTATTAAGATGATGATCGTCCCTTCCAACTTCGTGAAGGACACACTATAATCATGCGGATGATTAACGGGCCGCACATAACGAAGCCGTACGTAGTATTCCTTTTTCTTGTTCTTCTTTTGCTCATCCCCTCATGTGCAAGACCTGCTAAGAGCAGCAGAGTGGTTTCCAGCTCCTCGGACACGATTGAAAACAAAGGTTCAGACACAATCGTCAACCTCGCTCTGGCATGGGCGGAGGCGTACCAGAAAATCCGTCCGGAAGCGCGCATATCTGTCACAGGCGGAGGATCGGGCACGGGAATCGCCTCGCTCATCAACGGCACGGTCGACATCGCCAACGCCTCGCGGAAAATCAAACCCGAAGAAGTAGCAAACGCTGAAGCGAACGGCATCGACCCCGTCGAATTCGTCATCGCCCGTGATGCGATTGCCATCATCGTCAATCTGGAAAATCCTGTCGACCGGCTGAGCATCGACCAGCTTTCCGACATCTACAGCGGCAAGATCAACAACTGGCTCGAAGTGGGTGGTGAAGACCGGCCCATCGTGCGCCTATCGCGGGAGACCAACTCCGGCACCCACGTTTACTTTTTGGAACAGGTCCTGCGCAAGGGCGACAAAAACGACAGGACGCTCTTCTCGCCCGATACGCTGCTGATGCCGTCATCCGAAGGGATCAGCGCCGAGATCCGCCAGAATCCGAACGCCATCGGCTACGACGGCCTGGGATACGTCACGGACGACTTGAAGGTCATCGCCGTTTCAGCCGGTCCCGATGGACCGTACGTTTTGCCATCGGCCGAGAGCGTCAACAATCAGGAATACCCAATCGCACGAGATCTATACATGTACACCGCTGGGCAACCCAGTGGTGCGATCCTGGAATACCTGGATTGGATCCGCTCTGCCGAGGCGCAAGCCATCGTCAAGGAACTGGGCTTCGTCCCAATCGCACAATGAGGTCATGATGCAATCTCGCAGCTGGAAAGAATTCCTCATCACCCGCATGATCAAGATTTCAGGGTATTCGGCGATCATCTTCGTGGTCATGATTTTCATCTTCCTCCTGCGAGAAGGTTCGGCAACAATCGTCGAAGTCCCCCTCAAAGACTTGTTCAGCACGCGCTGGTATCCCATCGAAGGTTATTTTGGAATTCTGCCGCTCATCAGCGGTTCGATCATCGTCACCATCGGCGCCACGCTGATCGCCGTGCCCCTGGGAGTCTGTTGTGCGATCTTCATCGCCGAGATCGCACCCCGCTGGGTGCGTGAGTTTCTCAAACCCCTGGTCGAGTTGCTCGCCGGCCTGCCTTCGGTGATGCTCGGATTTCTGGGCATCCTGGTGATCGCACCGGCAGTGCGCCAGATTCTCAACGTTCCCACGGGACTGACCGCCTTCACCGGTGCGCTGCTTCTCGCTGGAATGGCCATTCCCACCATCGTCAGCGTCGCCGAAGACTCGCTGGATTCCGTGCCGCGCACCTACCGCGACGCAGCCCTGGCCATGGGCGCCACGAAGTGGCAGACGATCTGGCGCGTGACCCTTCCCGCAGCCCGCTCCGGTGTGCTCACGGCCGTGATGCTCGGTGTCGGACGCGCCATCGGCGAGACGATGACCGTGATGATGGTTACCGGCAACGCCCCCGTGATGCCCACGGGACTCGGCTCGCTCTTTCGGCCCGTGCGCACGATGACGGCCACCATCGCAGCCGAGATGGGTGAGGTCGCCAATGGCAGTGTCCACTACCACACTTTGTTCTTCATCGGCATCGTACTCTTCGTGATATCGCTGCTGATCAACCTGGTCGCAGCGAGAATCGTTTTCCGCCAGCAGAAACGTGCCGAGAGGATTTTGTCTTAGAAGACGATGCGACGACCATGACCGATTCCGCCAGCACACCTTCCAAGGCCAAGCCGCGCAACACCAAACGGCGCAACCTGATTCAACGCCTGGGCTATACCGGCCTGATCCTCGCCGCCATCATCACCGTCACGCCCATCATCCTGATCGTCGTTTACATCTACAGCCGCGGGCTGCCCGCGATCTCGCTCGAATTTCTCACCGCCATGCCGAAGGACGGCATGCGGGCGGGAGGCATTTTCCCTGCGATCGTGGGTACGTTTTGGCTGACGATCGGCACCGGCGTGATCGCCGTGCCCCTGGGAGTCGGCGCCGCCATCTACCTCTCCGAATATGCGCCGGATAACCGCTGGACGCGCACCATCCGCATCGCCATCATCAACCTGGCTGGCATTCCCTCCGTGGTGTACGGCCTGTTCGGGCTGGGTCTTTTCGTCCTCTTTCTCCATTTCGGCACGAGCATCCTCGCCGGATCGCTCACCCTGGCCATCATGACCATACCGGTGATTATCAGCACGTCGGAAGAAGCGCTGCGCGCCGTCCCGAACAGCTTCCGTGTGGTGAGCATCTCCGTCGGGGGCACCCGCTGGCAGACCATCCGGCGCGTGGTGCTGCCGCAAGCGCTGCCCGGCATTCTCACCGGGGTGATTCTGGGGCTCGAACGAGCGGCGGGGGAAACGGCGCCCATTTTGTTCACCGTCGCTGCCTTCTTTCTACCCAGATTGCCGTCGTCGATCTTCGACGCCACGATGGCACTGCCCTACCACCTCTTCGTGATTTCCACCCAGGTTCCGGGAATGCCGGTGAAAATTCAATACGGCACGGCGGTCGTCCTGCTCACATTTGTTCTTGCAATGAACAGCGTGGCGACGGTCATCCGCTCACGGGCCAGAGCGAGGCGGCAATGGTGAGTGCGAAACAAACCCCGACTCTGGAAAACGATGGGACCGAACCGAGACCCAAGATCCTGATCGAGAATCTGACCGTGCGCTACTCGGACGGCACCGAGTCGCTGCGCCAGATCAACCTCGCCATCCCGGAAAACGCCATCACGGTCCTTTTTGGACCCGCCGGCGGCGGTAAATCGACCCTCCTGCGCACCATCAACCGCCTCAACGACCTGGCGGACGTCGTCGAACTTTCCGGACACCTTTACCTCGACGGCCGGGATGTGCTTGCCAAAGATCGCGACGTCATTGCGCTGCGCAGGAACATCGGCATGGTGTTTGCCCGTCCCGTCGTCCTGCCCATGAGCATTCGCCAGAATCTCACCTACGCTTTGGAACTCGCCGGCGTTCGCGATTCGGAACGCCTGAACCAGGCGGTCGAGGAAAGCCTCAAAGCGGCTGCGTTGTGGCAGGAAGTGGAAGACCGCCTCGACGAACCTGCCGTGAGGCTGTCCGGCGGACAGCAGCAGCGGCTCTGCATCGCCCGCGCCCTGGTACTCAAACCGGAGGTGATCCTGCTCGATGAACCTACCTCGGGCCTGGATCCGATCTCGACCGGAAAGGTCGAGAGTTCCCTGCACACCTTGAAGGAAGACTACACCATCGTCCTTGTACCGCATTCCGTCCAGCAAGCGGCGCGCGTGGCCGATTACGCCGCGTTCATGTTGGACGGACGGCTGATCGAATACGCCGAAGGCAAGCTGCTCTTTACCAACCCCAAGGATCAAAGGACAGAAGACTACATCGAAGGTCGTTTCGGCTAAAGCACCGGAAGCGCTTCCCACACCTGCACAGACTTCCACAACGATTAAAATATGAACTATGACTCTTGACGTAAGGCAGTATTCGAAATACACTCATTGCAACAGGCGCCCCCGCTGTACCGCGGTTCATCCGTCGGACGGCGGGGTCATTTTTTGGGTCCTGTTGTGCATGTTCGCCGGTATGCTGAGCCTAACGGCTTGCCGGCCGGCAACAGTAGACGCCACAAACCCGAGTACGATGTCCAGCCCCACTCGCCCATCTCCCACGATCAGCCCAAATGTGGCTGCGCCGACGGCGACGGCCACGGGCAGCCCAACCCCACATCCCTGCACGCAGCAGCCGGGCGAGGTGATCCGCAGCCAGGTCGTCGATTCCAGTTTGCCCCGCCCATTCCCCTTCCGTATCTACCTTCCTGCTTGCTACGATGAAGGTAGCGGAAGGACGTATCCGAGTCTCTACATGCTGCACGGTCTGGCGAAGGACGATTCAGAGTGGGATACGCTGGGAATCGACGAAACCGCCGACCTGCTCATATCGGATGGCAGCGCGCCGCCGTTCATCATCGTCATGCCCTTCCACGCCACGGGCATCGATCTCGAAACCGCACTCGCCGACGTCCTCGTCCCCTTCATCGACGAACAATACCGCACGATCCTCGATCCTGATTTCCGCTCGATCGGTGGGCTCTCCCGGGGTGGAGGACTGGCGCTGCGGATCGGCCTGCAAAACCCGAATCTGTTCCACGCCATCGGGATGCACAGCCCGGCCAACGTTTCAAGCCGCGAATACATCACGCGCCGGGTCGATCAAATCCCAGCGGACGTCCAGTTGCACCTGTGGATCGACATCGGCGATCACGATCCGCTTCTGGAATCCACACAACTGCTGATTTCCTGGCTGGAGGACCTCGGGATGGATCCGCTGACCTTCGTGAACACCGGTTTTCACGACAGCAACTACTGGTCCCAACACCTCGAAAGCTATCTCAAATGGTACGTCGGGACCTGGCCGACAGGAAACTGATTGCCGCGAGTATCCCCTACGCCACATAACACAGATGCCGGTCTTCAATTTGACGTAGGAGTCGAAGCAGACGGTGCAGGCAGCAGATCGGAGTCTCGCGGAATTCAGTAATGGGGATTTAAATGGGATTTCGTTTTAGCGCAAAACGCGGAGAATTTCTTCCTCGCTGATCGGCCCCGGCCGCAGAATCTGGGGCACGGCGCGCGTGCAATCCACAACCGTAGAAGGCTCTCCACCGGGTGTTTTTCCGCCATCCAAAATCAGCTCGATGCGTCCCTCCAGCGCCGTGAAAACGTCTTCCGCCGTACAAGGGCTCGGGTCGCCGGAACGGTTCGCCGAAGTCACTGCCAGCGGTCCGGCGACGGTAAGCAGTTGCAGCGCAAGACGGTGGTCCGGAACCCGGAGGCCGACCGTCTTGTCCACGCTGAGTTCTTCGGGCAAATCGGGCTTGCGCCAGACGACGATCGTCAAAGGTCCCGGCCAGAAACGGCTCGCGAGCTGTTCCGCATTCGAGGGCAGGCTGAGTGCGACCTTCGAAATCTCGTCCGCACCCGCCAGCAGGACGGGAATCGCTTTCGTATGCACACGACCTTTGACGCGGAAGATCCGTTGGATCGCCCCGGCGTCGTGCACGCGGGCGCCCAGTCCATACACCGTGTCCGTGGGAAAGGCCACCAAGCCGCCACCCTGAAGAATTTCCAGCGCACGGGCGATGGCTTGCGAATCACCCTCGGGAAGGACCTGCGTCTTTCTTCTCATCGATCCACGATCACCAAACGAGGCCGGCCGGCGTAATCTGATCGGATCTGCACACGATGCTGCGGCAGGGCGTGCGAAACATACTGCTGAATGGATTGCGCCTGCCCCGTCCCGATCTCGAAGAGTGCACGCCCTTGCGGGGACATGATCGAGGGCAGTGCATCCACCAGACGGCGTACGACGGCCAGTCCGTCCTCACCGCCGTCGAGCGCGATCCGCGGTTCGCGCTGCGCAACGTGCAAATCGCCCAACTCATCTTCCGGAATGTAGGGAAGGTTGGCACACAGCAGATCGAAACCTCCCGTGCGTACAAGTGGCGAAGCCAAATCCGCACAGATGAGGCGTACGAACCGGTCGACCCCATGCAGGCGCACATTTTTCCGCGCGACGCGCAGCGCATCCAAAGATACGTCGGTAGCGTAGACTCGCAAATCTTGAATCTCGCAAGCCAGCGTTATTGCCACACACCCCGATCCGGTGCCCACATCCACGACGGTCAGCGGATGGGAAGTCTCCCGATGGTATTCGAGTGCCGCGTCTACCATGAGTTCCGTTTCGGGCCGAGGGATCAACACGGAGCCGTCGAGCCGGAAGCGTCTGCCGTAGAATTCCCACCAACCCAGCACGTGGGGCAGCGCCTCTCCCTGCACGCAGCGATCCAGCAAGTTAAGGAATTCAAGCCCGTGTTCTTCTTCGAGTTTGCTTTCCGGGTGCGCCATTAGCCAGGATCGGGAACGATCCAGGATCTGGCCGAGAAGCAGTTGGCCGTCCAGGTTCGGGGTTTCGCTGCGATGTCCTAAAGCGCTGCGGCTCACGTCGAGCGCCGAGCGTACGGTAGCGGGGTATTTCACGATTCGTCTTCTATGGCTTGCAAGCGCTCGGCCTCTTCCTGCGTGGTCAATTCGTCGATGAACTCGTCGAGGTCGCCGTCAAGTACCGCGGGGAGGTTATACGAAGATAGATTGATGCGGTGATCGGTCACGCGAGACTGGGGGAAGTTATAGGTGCGGATTTTTTCCGAGCGTTCTCCCGTCCCCACCTGTGCACGGCGCGTGGCCTCTTCCTTCTTCTGCTGTTTCTCGAGCGCGATTTCATACAGGCGCGCCCGCAGGATGCTCATGGCCCGCATGCGATTCTGCAGCTGGGAGCGTTCGTCCTGGCACTGCACGACCATGCCGGTGGGAAGATGCGTCAGGCGCACGGCGGTGGAGTTCTTCTGCACGCTCTGCCCTCCCGCGCCCGCCGAGCGGTAGACGTCCATCTTGATGTCTTTCTCCGGGATCTTGATTTCGACCTCATCGGCTTCCGCCAACACGGCGACGGTGGCCGTCGAAGTGTGGATGCGTCCCTGCGACTCGGTGGTGGGCACGCGTTGAACGCGGTGCACGCCGGATTCGTGCTTCAGGCGCGAGAACGCCCCGCGCCCCTTGACCATGAAGATGATCTCCCGGAAACCGCCGACGCCGGTCTCGTTGGAGGACATGATTTCCACCTGCCAGCCGCGGCCTTCGGCGTAGCGGGCGTACATGCGGTAGAGATCGGCTGCGAAAAGCGTTGCCTCGTCTCCGCCGGTTCCGGCGCGGATTTCCATGATCACGTTGCGCTGGTCCCTCGGATCGCGAGGGATCAACATGGATTTCAACTCGGATTCGAGGGCGTCCCGCTTCGATTCGAGCCTTTCGACTTCTTCCTGTGCGAGATCACGCATCTCCGGGTCGTCGCTGTCGCGCAGGCTGATCGCCTGCTCGAGTTCGTCGCTCAAAGCCAGATATTCGCGGTAGGCGCTAACGACGGGCTCCAGCTCCGCCCGTTCGCGCGCCAATTCGGCGACGAGCTGGTGATCGTCACCGGCATGCGCCAATTCCTCGTCCAGGGCCTGCAGGCGCTCTTCGACGCCCGCCAATTTATCCAGCATTTCGACTCCACACAATAAACTCCCACGGATTCTGTGGGAGATGTGTTTCGATTATACCATGCGGACACAATCCAGGCCTTACCCCATGAGCCGGGAAACCGGCGCACACAAGTAGTGGAACACGAAGGGGAACTCCTGGCGCAATGCTTACGTCTATGTTACACAGGTCTCAAGCTCATTCTGGAGGTGCAGCATGCATCGGTGGAAGCCCATTTTCCTCGTACTGCTTACCGTTTCGATGGCCACGGTCGTTGTATTTCCCGCACGCGCCGACGGCATCATCATTCCCGAACCGCCGATCTGCGATCCGGGTCCCTGCCGTGAACCGTTTCCCGTTTCGCAGCTCGCCATTAAATATCACCACGTCGATGTCAGCATCGAAAACCAGGTCGCCATCACCCACGTCGATCAGG
This region of Anaerolineales bacterium genomic DNA includes:
- the phoU gene encoding phosphate signaling complex protein PhoU, which codes for MPQGLRATYDRAFLHVQEDILRLGKLVDEAITRALESLQKRDQVLAQQVIEDDENVNALRYQIEESCLALIATQQPAASDLRAVMATMSIVVDLERMADHASGIAKTVILMGDEPLLKPLIDVPRMAKLAKEMLAAILDAYVKRDAKLAREIADRDDEMDRLYRAVFDELVEIMADKPGSVERATFLMWCAHNLERIGDRVTNIAERVVFITTGDIKELNL
- the pstB gene encoding phosphate ABC transporter ATP-binding protein PstB, coding for MQTNRKYSVHDVDFYYGEFKALSQISMEILEREVTALIGPSGCGKSTFLRCLNRMNDTIANTRIEGTILLDGEDIYEEDMDVVDLRQRVGMVFQKPNPFPQSIFDNVAFGPRVLGLTTSRAELEEIVETSLKRAAIWEVVEDDLYESALDLSLGEQQRLCIARVIAVEPEVILMDEPTSALDPIATLEIENLVRQLKERYTIVIVTHNMQQAARVSEKTGLFWLGELVEFDETPKIFTRPQEERTEAYVTGRVG
- a CDS encoding phosphate ABC transporter substrate-binding protein, with amino-acid sequence MINGPHITKPYVVFLFLVLLLLIPSCARPAKSSRVVSSSSDTIENKGSDTIVNLALAWAEAYQKIRPEARISVTGGGSGTGIASLINGTVDIANASRKIKPEEVANAEANGIDPVEFVIARDAIAIIVNLENPVDRLSIDQLSDIYSGKINNWLEVGGEDRPIVRLSRETNSGTHVYFLEQVLRKGDKNDRTLFSPDTLLMPSSEGISAEIRQNPNAIGYDGLGYVTDDLKVIAVSAGPDGPYVLPSAESVNNQEYPIARDLYMYTAGQPSGAILEYLDWIRSAEAQAIVKELGFVPIAQ
- the pstC gene encoding phosphate ABC transporter permease subunit PstC, whose amino-acid sequence is MQSRSWKEFLITRMIKISGYSAIIFVVMIFIFLLREGSATIVEVPLKDLFSTRWYPIEGYFGILPLISGSIIVTIGATLIAVPLGVCCAIFIAEIAPRWVREFLKPLVELLAGLPSVMLGFLGILVIAPAVRQILNVPTGLTAFTGALLLAGMAIPTIVSVAEDSLDSVPRTYRDAALAMGATKWQTIWRVTLPAARSGVLTAVMLGVGRAIGETMTVMMVTGNAPVMPTGLGSLFRPVRTMTATIAAEMGEVANGSVHYHTLFFIGIVLFVISLLINLVAARIVFRQQKRAERILS
- the pstA gene encoding phosphate ABC transporter permease PstA produces the protein MTDSASTPSKAKPRNTKRRNLIQRLGYTGLILAAIITVTPIILIVVYIYSRGLPAISLEFLTAMPKDGMRAGGIFPAIVGTFWLTIGTGVIAVPLGVGAAIYLSEYAPDNRWTRTIRIAIINLAGIPSVVYGLFGLGLFVLFLHFGTSILAGSLTLAIMTIPVIISTSEEALRAVPNSFRVVSISVGGTRWQTIRRVVLPQALPGILTGVILGLERAAGETAPILFTVAAFFLPRLPSSIFDATMALPYHLFVISTQVPGMPVKIQYGTAVVLLTFVLAMNSVATVIRSRARARRQW
- a CDS encoding phosphate ABC transporter ATP-binding protein, with the translated sequence MSAKQTPTLENDGTEPRPKILIENLTVRYSDGTESLRQINLAIPENAITVLFGPAGGGKSTLLRTINRLNDLADVVELSGHLYLDGRDVLAKDRDVIALRRNIGMVFARPVVLPMSIRQNLTYALELAGVRDSERLNQAVEESLKAAALWQEVEDRLDEPAVRLSGGQQQRLCIARALVLKPEVILLDEPTSGLDPISTGKVESSLHTLKEDYTIVLVPHSVQQAARVADYAAFMLDGRLIEYAEGKLLFTNPKDQRTEDYIEGRFG
- a CDS encoding alpha/beta hydrolase-fold protein produces the protein MLSLTACRPATVDATNPSTMSSPTRPSPTISPNVAAPTATATGSPTPHPCTQQPGEVIRSQVVDSSLPRPFPFRIYLPACYDEGSGRTYPSLYMLHGLAKDDSEWDTLGIDETADLLISDGSAPPFIIVMPFHATGIDLETALADVLVPFIDEQYRTILDPDFRSIGGLSRGGGLALRIGLQNPNLFHAIGMHSPANVSSREYITRRVDQIPADVQLHLWIDIGDHDPLLESTQLLISWLEDLGMDPLTFVNTGFHDSNYWSQHLESYLKWYVGTWPTGN
- a CDS encoding L-threonylcarbamoyladenylate synthase, whose protein sequence is MRRKTQVLPEGDSQAIARALEILQGGGLVAFPTDTVYGLGARVHDAGAIQRIFRVKGRVHTKAIPVLLAGADEISKVALSLPSNAEQLASRFWPGPLTIVVWRKPDLPEELSVDKTVGLRVPDHRLALQLLTVAGPLAVTSANRSGDPSPCTAEDVFTALEGRIELILDGGKTPGGEPSTVVDCTRAVPQILRPGPISEEEILRVLR
- the prmC gene encoding peptide chain release factor N(5)-glutamine methyltransferase, whose amino-acid sequence is MKYPATVRSALDVSRSALGHRSETPNLDGQLLLGQILDRSRSWLMAHPESKLEEEHGLEFLNLLDRCVQGEALPHVLGWWEFYGRRFRLDGSVLIPRPETELMVDAALEYHRETSHPLTVVDVGTGSGCVAITLACEIQDLRVYATDVSLDALRVARKNVRLHGVDRFVRLICADLASPLVRTGGFDLLCANLPYIPEDELGDLHVAQREPRIALDGGEDGLAVVRRLVDALPSIMSPQGRALFEIGTGQAQSIQQYVSHALPQHRVQIRSDYAGRPRLVIVDR
- the prfA gene encoding peptide chain release factor 1 — translated: MLDKLAGVEERLQALDEELAHAGDDHQLVAELARERAELEPVVSAYREYLALSDELEQAISLRDSDDPEMRDLAQEEVERLESKRDALESELKSMLIPRDPRDQRNVIMEIRAGTGGDEATLFAADLYRMYARYAEGRGWQVEIMSSNETGVGGFREIIFMVKGRGAFSRLKHESGVHRVQRVPTTESQGRIHTSTATVAVLAEADEVEIKIPEKDIKMDVYRSAGAGGQSVQKNSTAVRLTHLPTGMVVQCQDERSQLQNRMRAMSILRARLYEIALEKQQKKEEATRRAQVGTGERSEKIRTYNFPQSRVTDHRINLSSYNLPAVLDGDLDEFIDELTTQEEAERLQAIEDES